In Neisseria perflava, the DNA window TCTTCGTTGTCGGCAGTGCAGATGGGGCAGGTCATGGTTTTCTCTTTTTTAGTCTGAATAGGAATCGGATGATTGCCATCAGGATTTTTAGAATGAGGTAAATAGCAGTCAGCGTGATGAATGTGAACAGCCACGGTTCAGGTATAAACCACCAAAATAAATAGGTAGGCGTGATTCAGTCGGCACATTCTTCGGCACTCTTAACGTGATCGCATAAGCCAAAGCGAAAAAAATCATCGACATCATGAAAGGGCGAATAGGCGGACATAAGTGCTTTTGGCGTCACACAAATCAATGCAATGATAGCAATCCAAAAGAATGGTTTGAGATATTTGAGTACAGTCATGGGTGAAGTGTTATGCAAATTTTGCCGCCCCTTGATTAGCAAGCTCGTCGGCTTTTTCGTTTTCAGAGTGTCCGGCGTGGCCTTTGACCCACGTCCAGCGGACATCGTGCTGTTGAACCAGACTATCCAGCTCTTTCCATAAATCGTCGTTTTTAACCGGTTTTTTGGCGGCAGTTTTCCAGCCGTTTTTTTTCCAGCCGTGTATCCAGCTTTCCATGCCGTTTTTGACGTATTGCGAGTCGGTGCAGATAACGACTTGGCAGCGGCGTTTTAAGGATTTCAGTCCTTCGATAACGGCGGTCAGCTCCATGCGGTTGTTGGTGGTTTCGGCTTCGCCGCCGAACAGTTCTTTTTCGTGTGTGCCGTAGCGCATAAATACCCCCCAGCCGCCTGCGCCGGGGTTGCCTTTGCATGCGCCGTCTGTGTAGAGGTAAACGGGTTTATCCATGGGCATGTCTTTGTCGAATAAGGCGGTATCATAACATAAGGCCGTCTGAAATATCGGCAAATGCCGTCTGAAATATCGGCAAATACGGTTTGCGCGTGTAAAATACCCTGCACTTTATCACTCGTATAGAAAGCAGGTAGATATGGGATTGTTCAGCGGCCTTTTGGGCAATGCTTCGCAAAAAGACGCAGATGCGGTGGAACGCGATTTGGCAAATATCCTGATTGATGGCGAACAGGTAAAAATGGCATTCAGCCTGGTGCGCGATTTGATTGTGTTTACCGAATATCGGCTGGTGTTGGTGGACAAACAGGGTTTGACCGGCAAGAAAGTGTCTTACCGTTCGATTCCGTACCGTTCCGTATCGCGCTTTTCGGTGGAAACCTCGGGCCATTTCGATTTGGATGCCGAGCTGAAGATTTGGGTTTCTTCCAGCGAAGCACCAACCGAAACCTTGCAGTTTAAAAGCGACAAGAGCGTGATTGCCATTCAAAAAGCCTTGGCAGAAGCTGTGTTGAAACCGTCAAAATAGAAAGGAAATATGATGAGCGAACAGCAAGAATTGTTTTGTTACAAACAGATGCCGGTGTGGACGGCGGACGAGATTCCCGAAGCTTTGTTGTCCAAACACAATACCGCCGCCGGTACTTGGGGCTGCCTCAATGTCCTCCAAGGCCGTCTGAACTTCAATGAAGTGGACGAGGCGGGCAATGTTACGGCTACGCACGAGCTGACGCCTGAAAGCGATGATTGGATTATCCATCCGCAAGCATGGCACTTTATCGCGCCGCAAACGCAAGATACGGAAATCCAACTG includes these proteins:
- the rnhA gene encoding ribonuclease HI, which translates into the protein MDKPVYLYTDGACKGNPGAGGWGVFMRYGTHEKELFGGEAETTNNRMELTAVIEGLKSLKRRCQVVICTDSQYVKNGMESWIHGWKKNGWKTAAKKPVKNDDLWKELDSLVQQHDVRWTWVKGHAGHSENEKADELANQGAAKFA
- a CDS encoding PH domain-containing protein, translated to MGLFSGLLGNASQKDADAVERDLANILIDGEQVKMAFSLVRDLIVFTEYRLVLVDKQGLTGKKVSYRSIPYRSVSRFSVETSGHFDLDAELKIWVSSSEAPTETLQFKSDKSVIAIQKALAEAVLKPSK